Proteins encoded by one window of Glycine soja cultivar W05 chromosome 15, ASM419377v2, whole genome shotgun sequence:
- the LOC114388025 gene encoding DCC family protein At1g52590, chloroplastic-like, with the protein LTLTHPFSSYNCYCWVKILARDTGVCNLCNGCVKFVRDNDRNKTIRYESLQSEAGKLLLRRSGKAPDDISSVVLVEKERSFIKSEAVLKIMEYIDLPFPQLAILLQFVPLFIRDFVYDNVANNRYQIFGRSESCEI; encoded by the exons TTAACCCTCACTCATCCTTTTTCTTCATACAATTGCTACTGTTGGGTGAAAATTCTTGCTCGTGACACAGGAGTATGCAACTTGTGCAATGGGTGTGTGAAGTTCGTTCGTGATAACGATCGAAATAA GACAATTAGATATGAATCTCTTCAGAGTGAAGCGGGTAAATTGTTACTCAGGAGATCAGGAAAAGCTCCTGATGATATCTCAAGTGTTGTACTTGTTGAAAAGGAAAG ATCCTTCATAAAGTCAGAAGCCGTGCTGAAGATAATGGAATATATAGACTTACCCTTTCCACAGCTTGCAATTCTTCTTCAATTTGTGCCTCT GTTTATCAGAGATTTTGTTTATGACAATGTTGCAAACAATCGTTACCAAATTTTTGGTCGTTCAGAATCATGTGAAATATAG
- the LOC114387052 gene encoding signal peptidase complex catalytic subunit SEC11C-like isoform X4 codes for MIVTSALIIWKALMCITGSESPVVVVLSESMEPGFKRGDILFLHMNRDPIRAGEIVVFNVDGREIPIVHRVIMVHDRKDTGEVDVLTKGDKNDVDDRLLYVHGQLWLQRHHVMGRAVGFLPYVGWVTIIMTEKPIIKYILISALGLLVITSKD; via the exons ATGATTGTTACGTCTGCACTGATCATATGGAAGGCATTGATGTGCATTACTGGCAGTGAATCtcctgttgttgttgttctttctGAAAGCATGGAACCCGGCTTCAAGCGGGGAGACATCTTATTCTTGCATATGAATCGAGATCCCATTCGGGCAGGGGAGATTGTTGTCTTTAATGTCGAt gGACGTGAGATTCCAATTGTTCATCGTGTAATTATG GTACATGACAGGAAAGATACTGGGGAGGTTGATGTTCTCACGAAAG GAGACAAGAATGATGTGGATGACAGGCTACTGTATGTTCACGGTCAGCTTTGGCTGCAAAGGCACCACGTTATGGGTAGAGCTGTCGG GTTCTTACCTTACGTAGGCTGGGTGACCATCATTATGACTGAAAAGCCTATTATCAAG TATATTCTCATTAGTGCTTTGGGGCTGCTCGTGATAACTTCAAAAGATTAA
- the LOC114387483 gene encoding pentatricopeptide repeat-containing protein At1g52620-like: MSKATLSRIKPRQHPKGSSSLPPRINYLVSDVIRILKTHQWQDSLESRFAESKVVVSDVAHFVIDRVHDAELALKFFDWASTRPFSCSLDGVAHSSLLKLLASFRVFPEIELVLENMKAQHLKPTREAFSALILAYGESGSLDRALQLFHTVREMHNCLPTVVASNSLLNGLVKSGKVDVALQLYDKMLQTDDGTGAVVDNYTTSIVVKGLCNLGKIEEGRRLVKDRWGKGCVPHVVFYNMIIDGYCKKGDLQCATRTLKELKMKGVLPTVETYGALINGFCKAGEFEAVDQLLTEMAARGLNMNVKVFNNVIDAEFKYGLVTKAAETMRRMAEMGCGPDITTYNIMINFSCKGGRIKEADEFLEKAKERGLLPNKFSYTPLMHAYCKQGDYVKAAGMLFRIAEIGEKPDLVSYGAFIHGVVVHGEIDVALMVREKMMEKGVFPDAQIYNVLMSGLCKNGRFPAMKLLLSEMLDRNVQPDVYVFATLMDGFIRNGELDEAIKIFKVIIRKGVDPGIVGYNAMIKGFCKFGKMTDALSCLNKMKNVHHAPDEYTYSTVIDGYVKQHDMSSALKMFGQMMKHKFKPNVITYTSLINGFCKKADMIRAEKVFRGMKSFDLVPNVVTYTTLVGGFFKAGKPEKATSIFELMLMNGCPPNDATFHYLINGLTNTATSPVLIEEKDSMENERSLILDFFTMMLSEGWDQVIAAYNSVIVCLCKHGMVDTAQLLLTKMLTKGFLIDSVCFTAMLHGLCHKGKSKEWRNIISCDLNKIELQTAVKYSLTLDKYLYQGRLSEASVILQTLIEEDRVR; the protein is encoded by the coding sequence ATGTCGAAGGCAACTCTTTCTCGAATCAAACCTCGTCAACACCCGAAAGGCTCCTCCTCTTTGCCTCCCCGCATCAACTACCTCGTTTCCGACGTCATCCGAATCCTTAAAACCCACCAATGGCAGGATTCCCTCGAATCTCGCTTCGCCGAATCCAAGGTTGTCGTTTCCGACGTTGCCCATTTCGTCATCGACCGAGTCCACGACGCAGAACTCGCTCTGAAGTTTTTCGATTGGGCTTCGACCCGAcccttctcttgttctctcgaTGGGGTTGCCCACTCTTCTCTTCTCAAGCTCTTGGCCAGCTTCAGAGTGTTCCCGGAGATCGAGTTGGTGCTGGAGAACATGAAAGCTCAACACTTGAAACCTACCCGTGAAGCATTCAGCGCTTTGATTCTTGCATATGGAGAATCCGGGTCGCTTGATAGGGCCCTCCAGTTATTCCATACTGTTCGTGAAATGCATAACTGTTTGCCCACTGTTGTCGCTAGCAATTCGTTGCTGAATGGTTTGGTCAAAAGCGGGAAAGTTGATGTTGCGCTCCAGCTGTATGATAAAATGCTTCAAACAGATGATGGCACTGGTGCTGTTGTGGATAACTACACCACCTCCATAGTGGTGAAGGGATTATGCAACTTGGGGAAGATTGAGGAAGGTAGGAGATTGGTTAAGGATAGATGGGGGAAGGGTTGTGTGCCACATGTGGTGTTTTATAATATGATTATTGATGGGTATTGCAAGAAGGGTGATCTCCAATGTGCTACTAGAACTCTCAAGGAATTGAAAATGAAGGGGGTTTTGCCAACGGTAGAAACTTACGGGGCTTTAATTAATGGATTTTGCAAGGCAGGGGAGTTCGAAGCAGTTGATCAACTTCTGACAGAAATGGCTGCAAGGGGATTGAATATGAATGTGAAAGtgtttaataatgttattgatGCTGAGTTCAAGTATGGTTTGGTAACTAAAGCGGCTGAGACGATGAGAAGGATGGCTGAGATGGGTTGTGGGCCAGATATTACAACTTACAATATTATGATTAACTTTTCGTGTAAGGGTGGAAGGATTAAAGAAGCTGATGAATTCCTAGAGAAGGCAAAAGAAAGGGGATTGCTGCCTAATAAGTTTAGTTATACCCCCCTCATGCATGCTTATTGCAAACAAGGGGATTATGTTAAGGCAGCAGGTATGCTTTTTAGGATTGCTGAAATAGGAGAAAAACCGGACTTGGTTTCTTATGGTGCTTTTATCCATGGAGTTGTTGTTCATGGGGAAATTGATGTTGCACTGATGGTCAGAGAGAAAATGATGGAGAAGGGCGTGTTTCCTGATGCTCAAATTTACAATGTTTTGATGAGTGGTCTCTGTAAGAATGGGAGGTTTCCTGCCATGAAACTACTACTTTCTGAAATGCTTGATCGAAATGTTCAACCTGATGTGTATGTTTTTGCCACCTTGATGGATGGGTTTATTAGAAATGGTGAACTTGATGAGgcaattaagatttttaaagtCATAATTCGAAAGGGTGTGGACCCTGGCATTGTGGGGTATAATGCCATGATCAAAGGTTTCTGTAAATTTGGAAAGATGACAGATGCTCTATCTTGCTTAAATAAGATGAAGAATGTGCATCATGCTCCAGATGAATACACATATTCCACAGTCATAGATGGATATGTAAAACAGCATGACATGAGTAGTGCACTCAAGATGTTTGGACAAATGATGAAACATAAATTCAAGCCAAATGTGATCACCTACACCTCTTTGATCAATGGATTCTGCAAGAAAGCAGATATGATCAGAGCTGAAAAAGTCTTCAGAGGGATGAAGTCTTTTGATTTGGTGCCTAATGTTGTCACATACACTACACTAGTTGGGGGTTTCTTTAAGGCTGGTAAACCTGAGAAAGCAACATCCATTTTTGAGCTAATGCTGATGAACGGTTGTCCTCCAAATGATGCTACATTCCATTACTTGATAAATGGTTTAACAAATACTGCAACTAGTCCGGTTCTTATTGAGGAAAAAGATTCTATGGAAAACGAGAGGTCCTTGATTTTGGATTTCTTCACAATGATGCTTTCGGAAGGATGGGATCAAGTGATTGCTGCTTATAATTCTGTTATTGTTTGTCTTTGTAAGCATGGAATGGTTGACACTGCTCAATTATTGCTAACTAAGATGCTGACTAAAGGATTTCTTATAGATTCTGTATGTTTCACCGCTATGCTACATGGCTTATGCCATAAAGGCAAATCAAAAGAATGGAGAAATATCATATCCTGTGATCTAAATAAGATTGAACTTCAAACTGCTGTTAAATATTCCCTGACATTAGACAAATACCTATATCAGGGAAGGCTCTCAGAGGCTTCGGTTATTTTACAGACCTTGATTGAGGAAGATAGAGTGAGATAG
- the LOC114387052 gene encoding signal peptidase complex catalytic subunit SEC11C-like isoform X3 has translation MGWIGESVDSIKSLQIRQVLTQAVSLGMIVTSALIIWKALMCITGSESPVVVVLSESMEPGFKRGDILFLHMNRDPIRAGEIVVFNVDGREIPIVHRVIMVHDRKDTGEVDVLTKGDKNDVDDRLLYVHGQLWLQRHHVMGRAVGIFSLVLWGCS, from the exons ATGGGTTGGATCGGCGAGAGTGTGGATTCCATTAAATCTCTTCAGATCCGTCAGGTCCTCACCCAGGCGGTTAGCCTCGG CATGATTGTTACGTCTGCACTGATCATATGGAAGGCATTGATGTGCATTACTGGCAGTGAATCtcctgttgttgttgttctttctGAAAGCATGGAACCCGGCTTCAAGCGGGGAGACATCTTATTCTTGCATATGAATCGAGATCCCATTCGGGCAGGGGAGATTGTTGTCTTTAATGTCGAt gGACGTGAGATTCCAATTGTTCATCGTGTAATTATG GTACATGACAGGAAAGATACTGGGGAGGTTGATGTTCTCACGAAAG GAGACAAGAATGATGTGGATGACAGGCTACTGTATGTTCACGGTCAGCTTTGGCTGCAAAGGCACCACGTTATGGGTAGAGCTGTCGG TATATTCTCATTAGTGCTTTGGGGCTGCTCGTGA
- the LOC114386390 gene encoding RHOMBOID-like protein 5, which produces MGKKPPHLSDVEAARNPPSPPPTFHVPLPSMWFPWLVPLIFLATIAMFVYTMYENDCPAYLDEEVCLFSQYLGRFSFQPFRENPLLGPAIRTLRLLGALEKDLVVDQNEVWRFFSCMFLHAGVVHLLANMFSLLFIGVRLEKEFGFLKIGLLYVLSGFGGSVLSVLHLKESEANTVSVGASGALFGLLGAMLSELLTNWSIYANKCAALTSLLIIVGLNLAVGFLPHVDNSAHVGGFLAGYFLGFVLLMRPQYGYVNRKYIPPGYDVKRKSKYKWYQYFFLIMSVIILLLGYAYGLAKLYIEKSPENFPFLESYPR; this is translated from the exons ATGGGGAAGAAGCCGCCGCACCTGTCTGACGTTGAGGCGGCCCGCAACCCCCCGTCACCGCCGCCTACTTTCCATGTGCCACTGCCTTCCATGTGGTTCCCGTGGTTGGTACCACTCATTTTTTTGGCCACCATTGCAATGTTCGTGTATACCATGTATGAAAATGATTGCCCTGCCTACTTAGATGAAGAGGTTTGCCTTTTCTCTCAATATCTCGGCAGGTTCTCCTTCCAACCTTTCAGGGAAAACCCTCTCCTTGGCCCTGCCATCCGCac GCTGCGGCTGTTAGGAGCCCTTGAAAAGGACCTAGTGGTGGACCAAAATGAAGTATGGCGCTTTTTTTCCTGTATGTTTCTTCACGCTGGAGTCGTGCATTTACTAGCCAATATGTTCAGTCTTCTGTTTATAGGCGTTCGGCTTGAGAAGGAATTCGGATTTT TGAAAATTGGATTGTTATATGTGCTTTCTGGTTTTGGCGGAAGTGTGTTGTCTGTTTTGCATTTGAAAGAATCTGAAGCTAATACCGTATCAGTTGGCGCATCCGGTGCGCTATTTGGTCTTCTGGGAGCCATGCTTTCTGAGCTTCTGACTAACTGGAGTATCTATGCAAATAAG TGTGCAGCTCTTACAAGCCTATTGATCATTGTTGGCCTAAATTTGGCTGTTGGATTTCTACCTCATGTGGACAATTCAGCTCACGTAGGAGGGTTCTTGGCAGGATATTTCCTCGGTTTTGTTCTTTTAATGCGTCCTCAATATGGATACGTAAATCGCAAATATATACCTCCAGGATATGATGTGAAGCGTAAATCCAAGTACAAATGGTATCAATATTTCTTCCTGATCATGTCAGTGATCATCTTACTGCTCGG ATATGCGTATGGCCTAGCTAAGCTGTACATAGAAAAGTCACCGGAGAATTTTCCCTTCCTAGAGAGTTATCCACGATGA
- the LOC114387052 gene encoding signal peptidase complex catalytic subunit SEC11C-like isoform X1, with the protein MGWIGESVDSIKSLQIRQVLTQAVSLGMIVTSALIIWKALMCITGSESPVVVVLSESMEPGFKRGDILFLHMNRDPIRAGEIVVFNVDGREIPIVHRVIMVHDRKDTGEVDVLTKGDKNDVDDRLLYVHGQLWLQRHHVMGRAVGFLPYVGWVTIIMTEKPIIKYILISALGLLVITSKD; encoded by the exons ATGGGTTGGATCGGCGAGAGTGTGGATTCCATTAAATCTCTTCAGATCCGTCAGGTCCTCACCCAGGCGGTTAGCCTCGG CATGATTGTTACGTCTGCACTGATCATATGGAAGGCATTGATGTGCATTACTGGCAGTGAATCtcctgttgttgttgttctttctGAAAGCATGGAACCCGGCTTCAAGCGGGGAGACATCTTATTCTTGCATATGAATCGAGATCCCATTCGGGCAGGGGAGATTGTTGTCTTTAATGTCGAt gGACGTGAGATTCCAATTGTTCATCGTGTAATTATG GTACATGACAGGAAAGATACTGGGGAGGTTGATGTTCTCACGAAAG GAGACAAGAATGATGTGGATGACAGGCTACTGTATGTTCACGGTCAGCTTTGGCTGCAAAGGCACCACGTTATGGGTAGAGCTGTCGG GTTCTTACCTTACGTAGGCTGGGTGACCATCATTATGACTGAAAAGCCTATTATCAAG TATATTCTCATTAGTGCTTTGGGGCTGCTCGTGATAACTTCAAAAGATTAA
- the LOC114387052 gene encoding signal peptidase complex catalytic subunit SEC11C-like isoform X2, producing the protein MGWIGESVDSIKSLQIRQVLTQAVSLGMIVTSALIIWKALMCITGSESPVVVVLSESMEPGFKRGDILFLHMNRDPIRAGEIVVFNVDGREIPIVHRVIMVHDRKDTGEVDVLTKGDKNDVDDRLLYVHGQLWLQRHHVMGRAVGFLPYVGWVTIIMTEKPIIKLSPL; encoded by the exons ATGGGTTGGATCGGCGAGAGTGTGGATTCCATTAAATCTCTTCAGATCCGTCAGGTCCTCACCCAGGCGGTTAGCCTCGG CATGATTGTTACGTCTGCACTGATCATATGGAAGGCATTGATGTGCATTACTGGCAGTGAATCtcctgttgttgttgttctttctGAAAGCATGGAACCCGGCTTCAAGCGGGGAGACATCTTATTCTTGCATATGAATCGAGATCCCATTCGGGCAGGGGAGATTGTTGTCTTTAATGTCGAt gGACGTGAGATTCCAATTGTTCATCGTGTAATTATG GTACATGACAGGAAAGATACTGGGGAGGTTGATGTTCTCACGAAAG GAGACAAGAATGATGTGGATGACAGGCTACTGTATGTTCACGGTCAGCTTTGGCTGCAAAGGCACCACGTTATGGGTAGAGCTGTCGG GTTCTTACCTTACGTAGGCTGGGTGACCATCATTATGACTGAAAAGCCTATTATCAAG CTTTCACCCCTTTGA